The genome window GCCAAGGTCTCGGAAGGCGTGCGCGACACCTTCTGGCTGCAGGGCATGCAGTGCAGTATCAAGAGCGCCTACGCCTGCATCAAGCAGTTCTCGGAGACCGACTTCACCGAGGACCTCAAGAAGATGAACATTCCGACCCTGCTGATCCACGGCGACGACGACCAGATCGTGCCGATCGACGCCAGCGCGCGCCGCGCCGTCGAGCTGCTGCCGCAGGGCACGCTGAAGGTCTACGCCGGCGCCCCGCACGGCCTGCCCACCACCCACAAGCACCAGCTCAACGCGGACCTGCTGGCCTTCCTGCGCAGCTAAGACCATAAGCTGGCGCTTATCGCGCCGCGCGCGATAAGCGATTGGCCAGCACGGCGCGGGCTTCCTATCATCGTGCTACGGACCGGCATTTCAGACCGGTCCCCGCACGAAGGGAGCCCGCCATGTCCGCATCGCATTCCACCCTGGCCGCGCCGCGGGCCGCGCCGTCCGCCGCCTACGCCGTCTTCGCCGGCCTGTCCGCCAGCCTGGTCGCCATCGGCCTGGCGCGTTTCGCCTACACGCCGCTGATCCCCGAACTGATCCGGGCGCGCTGGTTCGCGCCGGGCGACGTGGTCTACCTGGGCGCCGCCAACTTCGCCGGCTATTTCGCCGGCGCGCTGCTGGGCCGCGCCCTGGGCGCGCGCTGGACCAACCGCGCCATGCTGCGCCTGATGATGGCGCTGGCCACCCTCTCCTTCGCGGCCTGCGCGCTGCCGCTGTCGCTGCCCTGGTTCTTCGCCTGGCGCTTCGTGTCGGGCTTCGCCGGCGCGGTGGTGATGGTGCTGGCGGCGCACGCCGTGCTGCCCATGGTCGCACCCGAGCGGCGCGGCATGGCCAGCGGCGCCATCTTCATGGGAATCGGGGCCGGCATCATCCTGTCCGGCACCGTGGTGCCGCCACTGCTGCGCCTGGGACTGCACGCGGCCTGGCTCGGGCTGGCCGCCTGTTCGGCCCTGCTCACGCTGCTGACCTGGCGCGCCTGGCCCGCGCAGGACCAGGCCGCGCAGGCGGCGGCGATCGCGCCGGGCACGCTGCCCTTCGCCGTGCGCCTGCTGTACGCCGAATACGCCGCCGTCGCCGTGGCCCTGGTGCCGGCCGCCGTGTTCCTGGCCGACTACGTGGCGCGCGGCTTGGGCCAGGGCACCGCCGGCGGCGCCCTGGCCTGGGTAGTGTACGGGGCCGGGGCCATGGCCGGGCCGATGCTGTATGGCGCGCTGGCCGACCGCCTCGGATTCCGGCGCGCCCTGCGCGGCGCGCTGCTGCTGTCCGGCGCCGCGGCGGCCCTGATGGCGCTGTGCCGCCAGCCGCTGGCGCTCGGCCTGGCCAGCCTGCTGCTGGGCGCCTTCACGCCCGGCGTGGCGACCCTGATGATCGGCCGCCTGCACGAGCTGCTGCCCGGGCGGCGCGCGGCCCAGCACGCGGCCTGGGGACGCTCGACCAGCGTGTTCGCGCTGTTCCAGGCCCTGGCCGGTTACGCCCTGTCCTGGCTGTTCGCGCACAGCGGCGGCCAGCACGCGCTGCTGTTTCTGGTGGCCGGCGCGGCCTTCGCCTGCGCCCTGCTGCTCGACTTCCTGGGCGACCTGGCGCGCCGCTGAATCAAGGGCGCCGCTTCACCGGTGGGTTTCATTGGTGCGTGTCGCCGCCGTCCAGCGCCAGGCGGCGCGCCTCTTCCAGCGCGATCTCGAGGAAGTCGAGCACCAGCGGACGCGCTTCGGCGTCGCGCCAGAAGGCGTGCATCAGCAGCGGCGCCAGCCCCGTCACCGGAATGAGGCGCATGCCCTCCACTTCCGCGCCCAGCACATAGCCGGTGCCCAGCATGCAGCCCATGCCGGCGCGCGCCATCTGCACCCCGGCCTGCACCTGGGTGGTCTCGTAGACGATGTCGAGCTCCGCGCCCGCCTGGCGGCAGGCCAGGCGGATCGCGTCGTAGACGGCGGGATTGATGTCGCGCGCAAAGATGATCACCGGCTGGCGGGCGAGAACAGCCAGGTCGACGGCGTCGCTGGCGGCCAGCGGGTGGTCTTGCGGCACCAGCAGGCGCCAGCGCGAGGCCATCAGGCGCCGGGTCGCGATCGCGCCGCCGGGCGGCAGGCCGGGGGCCGGATCGTCGAACATGACGGCGACCCCGACATCGATCTCGCCGCGCAGCAGGGCTTCGTACTGGGCCGGTCCGCCGATCTCGCGGCGGTCGAGGCGGATGCCCGGATACAGGGCCTGCAGGCGCCCGAGTGCGCGCGGCAGCAGGGCCACGTTGGCGTACTCCTTGAGCCCGACCGCCAGGCGCAGGTCCTGGAAATGGCCGGCCTCGCGCGCGCCGCGCGTGGTCTGGTCGATCAGTTCGAACACCCGCTGCACGCCGTCGCGGAACACCTTGCCGGCCTCGGTCAGCGCCACCCCGCGCGCGTCGCGCACGAACAGCGGCACCCCGACCGCCTCTTCGAGGCGCGCGATCTGCTGGCTCAGGGCCGGCTGGGTGATGAAGCACAGCTCCGCCGCGCGGCCGAAATGCAGTTCGCGCGCGAGGATCAGGAAGTAATGGAAACGCCGGAGTTCGCCGGTACGCATGGGCCATCTCAGCTGACACGAAGCGCACAGCTTATCACCGTGCGCGCGCTTGCGCTTCAGGCGCCCAGGCCCGGCGGTCCTTCCAGGCGCATGCGCCAGTCCTCGATGGAGCCGGTCAGCAGGCGGCGGTCGAAGGTGTCGCGCCAGCGCTGCGCCAGCTCGGGCAGCGCGCTGGCCCGGTGCCATTCTTCGGGCAGCCAGGGCGCGCCGGTGTCCTGCGGGTACAGGGCGGCGATGAGGCGCGCCAGCGGCCAGTCGGGTTGCGGACGGTCGACCAGCTCGAGCACGTCGCCCGCCGCCAGCCAGCCTTCGCGCAGCACGCGGTAGTACCAGCCGGTGCGGCCCGAGTCCTGCATGCGCCGTGCTACGCCATGAGCGCCAAGGCGCAGGTTGAGCTTGAAACAGGGCTGGCGCGCCTGGGTCACCTGCAGCAGCGTGGCGCCGGCCCTGAACACGTCGCCCACATGCACCTCGCGCTCGCTCATGCCATGCGTGGAGATGTTCTCGCCAAACGCGCCGGGACCGAGGGCGACGGCACTGCCCGGCACCCATTGCCGCCACAGCACGTAATGCTCCGCGGCGTAGTGATGCAAGGCCTTGTCCGGACCGCCGTGGTAGACCCTGTCGCCCTGCTCGTCGCCTTCCAGGCCGGTGCGCGACAGCCACAGGGCGCCAGCGCGCGCCCGCTTGCCGATCGCGCTCAGCAGCGGCTGGCCGTCGAGGCTGGCCACCGGCACGGCGGCGCCGGCCAGCAGCGCCTCGATCGGGCGTGCGGGCGGCGCTCGCATCAATGCGCGCCTTCGGCCAGTTCGGACAGCATCGAATGCTGGCTGACCGGCAGCACCTCGCCGTCCGCCACCAGGCAGGGCAGGACGCTCACGCCCAGCATCTCCGCCTCGGCGATGCGTGCGGCGTCCTTGCTCAGGTCGACGATCGCCAGTCCGGGCATCAGGCGGCCGAAGATGTCGGCGATCTGCAGGCAGGTCGAGCAGCCGTCGTGGTAGAAGGTGGGGCCGAAGCCGGTCTCGATGGTGTCGTTCATGGATGTCTCCTTGGTTCAGTTAAATGATGGGATGCCGTCAAGCCAGCCCTGAAGCACGGCGGCGCCCGCGCGTTCCAGCGCGGCCGCATGGCGGGCGCTATCCGCGCGCAGCTGCCCGAGGTCGATGCCGGCCAGTCCCAGTTCGACGGTATGGCCGACCAGCCATGCCTCCAGCTGGGCGCCCTCGAACTCGGCGTGGAACTGCAGGCCCAGCGCATGCTCGCCGACCGTGAAAGCCTGGCAGGGCGTCCCCGGTGTCGAGGCCAGGGTCGCGGCCTGCGGTGGGGGCACGATGTTGTCGCCATGCCAGTGCAGGACCGGCAGCCCGGCCAAGGGATCGAGCAGGCTGTCCGCGTCGCCGAGGGCGAGTTCGCTCCAGCCGATCTCGCCGCCCTGCGCGCGCCGCTCGACCCGGCCGCCCAGCGCGGCCGCCATCAGCTGGGCGCCCAGGCAGACGCCCAGGGTCGGCCGGCGCAGCGCGAGGCGCGCGCACAGCCCGTCCAGCTCCTGCTCCAGCCAGGGATAGGCCGCGACGTCGCCGACGCCGATCGGCCCGCCCAGCACCACCACCAGGTCGGCGCCCTCCCACTCGTCTTTCGACAAGGGATCAGTGCCAGCGTGACGGTATTCGAGCTGATAGCCGCGCTGGGCCAGGGGCACGGCGAAGCTGCCCAGGTTTTCGAAGGCGACGTGATAGACCGCGATGCATTTCATGTCCGGCTCCTGGTCAATGGGATGGCGGGATGCGGCAGCCGTCGGCGTCGCAGTTCTGGTCCACCGCCGGTTCGGCCAGCAGTGAGCCGATCAGCGCGCCGATCTGCAGGTCCGGCAGATGGCCGAACAGGCTGTGGCGCAGGACGCCCTGGCGGTCGAACAGCAGCAGGGTCGGCGTGCCGCGCATGCGATAGCGCGACATGGTCGACGGGATCGGGCCCGCTTGCGCCGGGCGGTCGACGCCGACCGGGAACTCGACGCGGTACTCGTGCAGGAAGGCCGCCAGCGCGCGCTCGTTCATCGCTTCATGATGCTCGAACACAGTGTGCAGTCCCAGCACGGTCAGCTGCTCGCGTCCGAAATGCCGGCCCAGTTCCTTGGCCTGCGGGATCGCATGCGATACGCAGCCGGGGCACAGCATCTGGAAGGCGTACACCGCCACCACTTTGCCGCGCTGGGAAGCGAGGGTCACCGGGCCTGGCGCGTTGAGCCAGGCCGAGACCTCGAACTCCGGGGCGGGATGCGAGGTCGTGTTCATCATTTCGCGCGCAGCTTCACGCCCGGGAAGTCGACCGGCACCTTGAAGGCCACGTTCACGTAGTTGGTGAACAGGTTCAGGGCCACGTGGGCCAGGATCTCGACGATCTCGCCGTCATTGAAGCCGGCCACGCGCAGCGCGGTGACGTCGGCGTCGTCGATATGGGCGCGCTTCTCGACCACGGCCAGGGCGAACTTCAGGGCGGCGGCGGTCTTCGGGTCGTCCGACTGGCCGGCCTGGGCGGCAGCCATTTCTTCGCGGCTGGCGCCGGCCTTCTGGCCCAGCGCGGTATGCGCGGCAAGGCAGTATTCGCAATCATTGCGGTCCGCCACCGCCACCGCGATCTGCTCACCCAGGCGGGCGCCGATGGTGCCGCCGCCGAGGGCGCCGAACGCGCCCCACATGCTGCGCAGCGCGGCCGGCGAATTGGCGACGGCGCGGAACATGTTGGGAACGACGCCAAAGGCGCCGTTGATCTGTTGCAGCAGTTGGGCCGCTTCGCCCTGGGCTTGTGCGGTGTTGACGAGTTCGATACGGGACATGTCGTGCTCCTTCATTCGAGGCCTGGGACGGTGCGGCCGGATCACCATAAAGTAGGAGTCCTAACTAATGAAGCCAAAAAAACGTATCGCAAGCCCGGCGTATGCCACGGTGCCGCCATGCTCGCATGGCGCCCGGAGAGTCCGCCTCACTGTCGACCAGAACTCCATGTCCACAAGTATAAACGGACTCGAGCATTTGTCAAGGACTCCTAAGTATATTTCTGCGGCGTGGCTGAACGTGGTGGCGGCCCCGCTGCGTGCCGGATGTCAGACAAAGATTTCCCAGTTGCGGCGCTGGGTGACCGGATCGGTCGGCTCGTGTTCGGCGCAGTCGATGCGCAGGAAGGAAATCGGCAGCGGCGCATTGACCAGGGCGCAGTGATGCGGCACCGCTTCGCCGGCGTATTTATTGGCTTCGAAATGGCGGCAGGACAAACAGGCACGCAGTTCGGGAAACCGGTCGGTCTTCTGCAATTCGGCGATCAGCTTGAACAGGCCGGTCAGGAGTTGCAATTGCTGGGCCGCCGGCAGCCGCGAGGCGGCCGAGTCGGCGAAGGAGAGGGCATGGCCGAGACGTGCGGCCACGGCCTCCCCTTCCGGGGTCAGGTGCAGCGCGGTGGCGCGGCCATCGTCTTCCGCCTTCGCCTTGCGCACCAGGCCCTTGGCCACCAGCGCAGCCACCGAGTCGCTGGCGCTGGCCGCCGAGATCGACAGCTGCTTGGCCAGCCAGGTCAGGCGCACGCCACGGGTGCGATGCTGGAGCAGTTGCAAGATCTCGGCCTGGGCCGGATTCAGGCCCTCGCTGGTCGACACCTCCCACATGCCCGAGCGCAGCACGGTGGCGATGCGCCCGATGGCGGTCACGATGCGCGCCGAGACGTCGGGCGTGCTGTCCCAGGGAGTTTCAGGCTGGATGTCCATAGCCGCCAGCATACCATAAATCCCCAACATGACAAGGAGTCCTAATGAATGACACGGATTTTCCGGCCGGAACTACTACGACTGTGCTCAGAGACATCTGCTTTCGATCAAGGAAGCGGCGTTTCACGCCGATAGAATGGAACTCATATTGACGAACAGTTAATGTGAGGTATGCACATGGCTGCGCTGCACGATGGACCGCCGAAGCGCCGCGCCGCGCCCCCGCGGCGCCAGGATGGGGCCTTCGCCCTGCTGTACGCGGCGACGCTATTCGTCATCCTCGGCGTCAGCGGCTTGGCGCTGGACCTGGGCATGCTCTATAACCGCCAGGCCGAACTGCAGGGCGTGGCGCGCGCCGCCGCCCTCGCCGCTGCCCGCGAGCTGAACGGCACCGCGGCTGGCATCGACGCCGCCCTGGCCGGCAGCGCGCGGGTGCTCGCGGACCGGAAGATCGGCTACGGCAGGCCGCTCGCCTGGCGCCCCGAGGCCCTCTCCTTCTCCAGCTCGCCGGCCGCCGGTGCGCGCTGGGTCGGGGCCGGCGCGGCCCGCGCGGCGCCGGCGGCCCAGTTCTTCGTCCGGGTCGACACCCGCCTGCTGGACCGGGACAGCTGGACCGTGGCGGCCTTCGTCATGCCCCTGCTGTCTCCCGCGCTCGACAGCATGCGCGCGGGCGCCAGTGCGGTCGCCGGCCGCTCCACGGTGAACGTGGTTCCGCTCGCGGTGTGCGCCATGTCGCCGCTGCCGGGCGTGGCACGCGCGCATGCCGGCAAGCCGGCCGAACTGGTCGAGTACGGATTCCGGCGCGGCGTCAGCTACGACCTCATGCGACTCAATCCCCAGGGCGCGGCGCCGGCCAACTTCGTGGTCGACCCGGTCTCCCCGCCGGGCGGCCTGGGCGCTCCCGGCAACACCACGGCTACCACGGTGGCGCCCTTCGTCTGCAGCGGCAATATGTGGGTGCCGCGCGTGACGGGCGGACGCATCCGCGTCAGTTCCCCCTTCCCGCTCAAGTCCCTGGTGCGCGAACTCAATTCGCGCTTCGACCAGTACGGCGGCAGCTGCGATCCCCACGGCGCCCCGCCGGACCGCAACATCAAGTCCTATGCCGCGCCGGGCTGGATGCAGCCGGCGCCGATCGCTGCCAGCGCGGCCAGCCTGGCCGAGGGCGCGCGCCTGCACACGGTGGCCGACGCGGCCAAGCCGCCGTCCAACATCCAGCCCGGCATGTATGGTCCGCTGTGGTCCTATGCGAACGCCGTCAAGCACGCCGGCTATCTCGAGGGCCAGCCGGAACCGGCAGCCGGTTATGAGACCTTCGCCCCGGCCGACTGGAGCGGCCTGTATCCGTCTGGCCCACGCGCCTCCGGCTATCCGGCCCAGGCGCCCTATTTCGCCAGCGCCGGCCCGGCCTACGAGGCGCCGGCGGCAGCCCGCCGCACGCTGGCGACGCCCGGCCGGCGCCTGCTGCTGGTGCCCCTGCTCGAATGCCCGGTGCCGCCCGGGGCCAACGTCGGCGCCAAGGCCCTCGCGGTCGGCAAGTTCTTCATGACGGCGCCGGCCACCGACACCAGCATCCACGCTGAATTCGCCGGCCTCGCCGCCGAAACCACGCTGTCCGGGCAAGTCATCCTCTACCCATGAACACCCTGCCCCACTTGCCCAGACGGGCGCGCGGAGCCGCCGCGGTCGAACTGGCCCTGATCCTGCCGCTCATGCTGGCCCTGCTGGCCGGCCCGCTGCTGCTGGCGCGCTTCTGCTGGCACTACACGGCGGCGAACAAGGCGGCCCAGGATGCAGCG of Massilia sp. KIM contains these proteins:
- a CDS encoding YbfB/YjiJ family MFS transporter, translating into MSASHSTLAAPRAAPSAAYAVFAGLSASLVAIGLARFAYTPLIPELIRARWFAPGDVVYLGAANFAGYFAGALLGRALGARWTNRAMLRLMMALATLSFAACALPLSLPWFFAWRFVSGFAGAVVMVLAAHAVLPMVAPERRGMASGAIFMGIGAGIILSGTVVPPLLRLGLHAAWLGLAACSALLTLLTWRAWPAQDQAAQAAAIAPGTLPFAVRLLYAEYAAVAVALVPAAVFLADYVARGLGQGTAGGALAWVVYGAGAMAGPMLYGALADRLGFRRALRGALLLSGAAAALMALCRQPLALGLASLLLGAFTPGVATLMIGRLHELLPGRRAAQHAAWGRSTSVFALFQALAGYALSWLFAHSGGQHALLFLVAGAAFACALLLDFLGDLARR
- a CDS encoding LysR family transcriptional regulator, which produces MRTGELRRFHYFLILARELHFGRAAELCFITQPALSQQIARLEEAVGVPLFVRDARGVALTEAGKVFRDGVQRVFELIDQTTRGAREAGHFQDLRLAVGLKEYANVALLPRALGRLQALYPGIRLDRREIGGPAQYEALLRGEIDVGVAVMFDDPAPGLPPGGAIATRRLMASRWRLLVPQDHPLAASDAVDLAVLARQPVIIFARDINPAVYDAIRLACRQAGAELDIVYETTQVQAGVQMARAGMGCMLGTGYVLGAEVEGMRLIPVTGLAPLLMHAFWRDAEARPLVLDFLEIALEEARRLALDGGDTHQ
- a CDS encoding MOSC domain-containing protein, yielding MRAPPARPIEALLAGAAVPVASLDGQPLLSAIGKRARAGALWLSRTGLEGDEQGDRVYHGGPDKALHHYAAEHYVLWRQWVPGSAVALGPGAFGENISTHGMSEREVHVGDVFRAGATLLQVTQARQPCFKLNLRLGAHGVARRMQDSGRTGWYYRVLREGWLAAGDVLELVDRPQPDWPLARLIAALYPQDTGAPWLPEEWHRASALPELAQRWRDTFDRRLLTGSIEDWRMRLEGPPGLGA
- a CDS encoding glutamine amidotransferase gives rise to the protein MKCIAVYHVAFENLGSFAVPLAQRGYQLEYRHAGTDPLSKDEWEGADLVVVLGGPIGVGDVAAYPWLEQELDGLCARLALRRPTLGVCLGAQLMAAALGGRVERRAQGGEIGWSELALGDADSLLDPLAGLPVLHWHGDNIVPPPQAATLASTPGTPCQAFTVGEHALGLQFHAEFEGAQLEAWLVGHTVELGLAGIDLGQLRADSARHAAALERAGAAVLQGWLDGIPSFN
- a CDS encoding redoxin domain-containing protein, whose translation is MNTTSHPAPEFEVSAWLNAPGPVTLASQRGKVVAVYAFQMLCPGCVSHAIPQAKELGRHFGREQLTVLGLHTVFEHHEAMNERALAAFLHEYRVEFPVGVDRPAQAGPIPSTMSRYRMRGTPTLLLFDRQGVLRHSLFGHLPDLQIGALIGSLLAEPAVDQNCDADGCRIPPSH
- a CDS encoding carboxymuconolactone decarboxylase family protein produces the protein MSRIELVNTAQAQGEAAQLLQQINGAFGVVPNMFRAVANSPAALRSMWGAFGALGGGTIGARLGEQIAVAVADRNDCEYCLAAHTALGQKAGASREEMAAAQAGQSDDPKTAAALKFALAVVEKRAHIDDADVTALRVAGFNDGEIVEILAHVALNLFTNYVNVAFKVPVDFPGVKLRAK
- a CDS encoding MarR family winged helix-turn-helix transcriptional regulator, giving the protein MLAAMDIQPETPWDSTPDVSARIVTAIGRIATVLRSGMWEVSTSEGLNPAQAEILQLLQHRTRGVRLTWLAKQLSISAASASDSVAALVAKGLVRKAKAEDDGRATALHLTPEGEAVAARLGHALSFADSAASRLPAAQQLQLLTGLFKLIAELQKTDRFPELRACLSCRHFEANKYAGEAVPHHCALVNAPLPISFLRIDCAEHEPTDPVTQRRNWEIFV
- a CDS encoding pilus assembly protein TadG-related protein encodes the protein MAALHDGPPKRRAAPPRRQDGAFALLYAATLFVILGVSGLALDLGMLYNRQAELQGVARAAALAAARELNGTAAGIDAALAGSARVLADRKIGYGRPLAWRPEALSFSSSPAAGARWVGAGAARAAPAAQFFVRVDTRLLDRDSWTVAAFVMPLLSPALDSMRAGASAVAGRSTVNVVPLAVCAMSPLPGVARAHAGKPAELVEYGFRRGVSYDLMRLNPQGAAPANFVVDPVSPPGGLGAPGNTTATTVAPFVCSGNMWVPRVTGGRIRVSSPFPLKSLVRELNSRFDQYGGSCDPHGAPPDRNIKSYAAPGWMQPAPIAASAASLAEGARLHTVADAAKPPSNIQPGMYGPLWSYANAVKHAGYLEGQPEPAAGYETFAPADWSGLYPSGPRASGYPAQAPYFASAGPAYEAPAAARRTLATPGRRLLLVPLLECPVPPGANVGAKALAVGKFFMTAPATDTSIHAEFAGLAAETTLSGQVILYP